CGCTTGCCGGGGATTTTCCTCTATTGCTACCTCGGCACGCTCGGGCAGTTGGGGATCCGCATTTTGCGTGGCGACTCGGAGCCGGGTCCTGCCGATTACGTCGTTTGGGGAGCTGGCCTTGTTGTCACCGTGGTCGTCGCGGGAATGCTCGGCCACACGGCGTCCAAGGTGATCGACGAATACCGGCGCTCCGTCCCCGCTGCGACGCCCGACGAGGACGAGGAGCAAGGGGATTGTTGCCGGTCTTAACTTGCGATAATTTGCGCGGCTCGATGCGCAGATTTTTTCCGGTTTTGTTCATGGTGGCAGCTTTGGCCGGTGTGCGCGGCGCGATTGCGGAGTCTGCGACCGCGCTGGATCGCAAACCCGAGGCGCGGAAAATCTGGGAGGTCAGCGTCGAGACGGCGCAAACGCTGGGCGCGGACAATTCCAGCGACAACTACTTCTCCACGCAGTTTGTCTCTTTGGCGGTCGAGCCGTTCCGTCCGCTGGTGCTCGGCCCGGTGCGCCTGCGGGGACAGCTGATCAACTCGTTCGTTGCCTCGGCGATTCTCGAGGGCCCCGACCAATATTTTCTCGGATGGGCGCCGCAGATCCGGGTGATCGCGCCGCTTGCGGACACGCGCTGGTCGCTTTACGGGACGTTCGGCGCCGGTATGGGGACCGCCCAGGCCAACCAAAACGCGACGGACGACGGCGGCTTGGGTCAGGACTTCAACTTCCTGCTCATGGCGAATGCCGGTCTGCGCTACGCGATCACCGAGTCGTGGTCGGTCTGGGCCGGAGGCATGTGGCTGCATTTGTCCAGTGCCGGCCAATCCGAACCGCAAAAACAGAACATCGGCGCGGATTCCTTCGGCGCGGTGATCGGAACGGGGTGGGCGTTTTAGGCGATGCGGGCGTTTCTCAAGCGGTCGCTCCTGGTCCTGGCTTTCGCTGCCGTGGCGTCGCCGGTCGGGGCTGCTGACGGTGCGGCGTCCTGGAAAATAATGCGCTTGGGCGGGCGCGATTATCTCCCTGTCTCGCAGATCGCCGCATTTTACCGGATGCAAGCTGTCCCGCGCGGCGACCGTGGTGTCGCGCTTTCCTCCGCGGAGCGCAGCATGAGTTTCGAAAAAGGTTCGCGCGAGGCCCGCATCGACGGCGTCAAGCATTGGCTGTCGTTTCCGGCCCTTTACTTCGCCGGACAGTTTTACGTCTCGCGCATGGACATGGCCAAGACGATCGATCCGATGATGCGTCCGCAAAAAATCCCGGGTCTCAAACCCGTGCACACGGTGGTGCTCGACCCGGGGCACGGTGCGCACGATCGCGGGGCCGTCAATCGCTGGAACGCGGAGAAGAATTACAATCTCGACATAAGCCGACGCATACGCGCCTACCTCAAGCAGGCCGGGTTGAGGGTTGTCATAACAAGGAGCCGCGATGAGTTCATCCCGCTGGAGCGCCGGCCGGCGGTGGCCAACCGTCTCGGCGACGGGACAATTTTTGTCAGTGTTCATTGCAACGCCTCGGGCGGGCGTGATTCCGTCGCCACCGGGTTCGAGGTTTTCTCCATGGCGCCGCGCGGCGCACCGAACAGCAACGACAGCTACCTGACGCGCCGCAGTTTTTCCCCCGAACGCGGGCATGCGCACGACCGGGCGAGCAATGTGCTCGCGGCTTCGATCCAGAGTGCGAAGCTCGGACGCGTGCCGATGTTCGACCGCGGAGTCAAACGGGCGCGTTTTGCCGTCCTGCGCCACGCCTCGGTGCCCGCGGCGCTCATCGAGTGCGGGTTCATGTCCAACCGGCAGGACGCGCGCAAGCTGCACACCGTGGAATGGCGCGAGCGCCTCGCTCAATCGGTCGCGATGGGCATCCTCGAATTTTGCAAGCTGGCGTCCGGGGGCGGGCGACCCAAGACGCTGGCGCAATATCGCGCCGAGGAGCAAGAGGCCTTGGCTGCCGCCGGATGGGATTACCAGCCGCTTGCCGGCATCGGCAACCTCGTGCGCTCGCCGGTGCCGGGGGTGTCCGGTTGGCGCGCACTGCTCGACGGTCCGCTGTCCGAGGAGATGCCGCCTTTCCGCTTGGAGTATGAGCCGGCCGGATGGGTGCTCCTGGAATCGTGGGCCGCGGGCTCGGCCGAAGATGCGCGTTCTGCCGCCGCGACCGGCGGCGCGGGCGCCGAACAGGCGAGGGAGTGGCCAGATCCTCCGGTCGGTTGGCCGGAGCTGCGCGGGTGGCGGATACTTGTTCCCGTCCGCGCTGACGGCGAGATTTTTGTGCCCTTCGAGTCCCCTGAGGGCGCCCCGGTGGCCGACTAACGCGCGGCCCGGCGTTTCTTGTCTTCGTCGGCCATTTCCTGGAGCCGGCGCATCTCGATGGCCTGCAGTCCGACGATGGCCGCCACGGCGGTGATGGTGTCGGTGTCATCCGCGCGCGACACGTCGGCCGCCGGCTTGGTGAGTCCGGTGATGATCTGTCCGTAGGCGCGCCCGCAGAGGATGCCGGCGAGCTTGCCCGCGATGTGTCCGCTGTTGAGGTCGGGAAACACGAGGACGTTGGCCCGCCCGGCGACTGCGCCCGCCACGGACTTCGCCTTGGCCGCTCCGGGCAGCAACGCGGCGTCGAGTTCGAGTTCGCCGTCGATTTCCACTTCGAGGTGCTTCGCCTGCGCCTGCTGCCGGGCCAACGCGGCGGCCGCGGCGATTTTTTCCGTTCCCGGCGTGACGGAGCTTCCTTTGGTCGAGAAGCTC
The nucleotide sequence above comes from Chthoniobacterales bacterium. Encoded proteins:
- a CDS encoding N-acetylmuramoyl-L-alanine amidase yields the protein MRAFLKRSLLVLAFAAVASPVGAADGAASWKIMRLGGRDYLPVSQIAAFYRMQAVPRGDRGVALSSAERSMSFEKGSREARIDGVKHWLSFPALYFAGQFYVSRMDMAKTIDPMMRPQKIPGLKPVHTVVLDPGHGAHDRGAVNRWNAEKNYNLDISRRIRAYLKQAGLRVVITRSRDEFIPLERRPAVANRLGDGTIFVSVHCNASGGRDSVATGFEVFSMAPRGAPNSNDSYLTRRSFSPERGHAHDRASNVLAASIQSAKLGRVPMFDRGVKRARFAVLRHASVPAALIECGFMSNRQDARKLHTVEWRERLAQSVAMGILEFCKLASGGGRPKTLAQYRAEEQEALAAAGWDYQPLAGIGNLVRSPVPGVSGWRALLDGPLSEEMPPFRLEYEPAGWVLLESWAAGSAEDARSAAATGGAGAEQAREWPDPPVGWPELRGWRILVPVRADGEIFVPFESPEGAPVAD